The Plasmodium chabaudi chabaudi strain AS genome assembly, chromosome: 14 genome contains the following window.
GATATTAACTTTCTTGAAACAAATGTAAAAGAATATTtcaatgtaaaaaataaatatgacttatttaatttaattaagaataattactacatatttattggaTATAAagattgtatatatatacttaatttttatatttatgaaatatattttattattgatttaataaaggaagataaaatttattcatttagctcaaaatttaataatgatcTTGAAAACTACATATCCTTTTCTACAAAAAAGTAtgtcaaaatttttaatgtcAATAAGAAAGAGGAATTAGACAACGTGAGTATAAGCCCTGGTGACATAAAGTCAACCAAAAATAACAACACTCTTGATGTAGACAATGTggaaattaataaattggaAGATGACAACTCATTAAATATTCTCAAAATAGAAAAGGACAAAAAAGTCAAGACAGGAccaaatacaaataaagaagagaaagaattaaaacatcatatttgtatatcttttgattcaaaaaataatttatatatatcaaatgatataggaataatatatgtatataatttaaaagaaaaaaaagttgtGAAATCATTGAACATTTTTTGCAAAcggattttttatttatttcaatttATACTAGATAggaaagaatatatatatatatatgactctgaaaagttttattttttatatgatatagataataataaaataatttataaaaagtttaCTATAAGTGCTTGgatatataatatcttatgctttaataataatatatttttttctctagggaatgaaaatatatataatttacaaaCAACAAATTATgaagatatatttataaaaaatatttattatgaaaatataaatatttgtatatatctAGTTAATCATCCTTTCTTGTctattatatcatttattaacaaaaagtCACAATTTggatttttcttttttcataatgacgataaaaaaaaaaaaaaaatatgtattccctctataaatgaaaataaaaatgttttatctATATGCTGGTTTCAAAAGAAAAGACATGCTTTATCATTGCCACTgataatagaaaataataaattatccaATAATTTGagttttgataaaaataagcaacttgaaaatgatgaagaatGCCTTAGCAATTATTTACCACATGATGAGGATAATGCTGTACATAAAGTTTgcaataatttaataacaGACTCTATACAAAATTCAGAAGAAATAACACAAGGATCAAAAAAGAaacggaaaaaaaaaaactatccCGAAATGAATAACTATGACAATTATGATAATCATATTGTTGTGTTAACTgataattcattatatttgtataacatattaaataaacaaataaaacaattaaataatcattTGTTAAATAACTTATTCGCTTttaaagaaagaaaaaaatatatagccTCAACGATACTAAATAGTATGTgctatgtttttattttatatgataaaaatttacttatatttgatgaaaattttatttttacaagttatataataaaaataaatgaaaaaattaataaaatgtatataaggaataatattatatttatacattcaAATAGCAATGTCTATTTTTCTTATGTACatgtaataattaataaatgctTCATAGAATCCAATAAAATGAGCAATACTCAAAATGGTGCAAAatgtgataataataaagatatattagaaaataaagaattatattttatcaaattaaaGTTAACAAATAGTTTTAAAATCATTCTATtcgatttttataatataggggactatatttatgttgccatcttttcaaaaaaaaagacaattttcgtatacaaaatagatatgaagaatatttatatgaatgaCAACACACACGaaaacaatattaataataaacatagtgaaataatatgcaaggaaaatgatattatgTTAGAACAGAATTCTCAAATTGAAGGTGAATTAATTGcccaattttttaatttttatatttttgatcatataaataaaattggaaGTATTATATCcatgaaatttttttacaattctataaaacaaaaaatacatcTTGTTTTTGGAGGTCTTGAGcagtttctttttttgtggAATTTTTTGAAGTATCCTCTTGTTAGGAAACAGCCAAAggattaaaaatattatcgaaaaataaacataaaaatattggaaaatttataaattgcTTTATATCCCCATTACTAGATTTATCTAATACTTATGTCGTACATAGATGcaattttttcctttatttGATTGTGCAATTTCTTTACATaatctttaaaaatattttggtcctaataaaaaaaggaaaataatgtGTAAGaataatttcaaaaaaaaaaaatatatgtactatacatatataggTGTAAATACCTTTACATCCGAAGTCGGggaataaacaaatttataagtGTAACTTGTTTTGTTGTGAAtctcattaaaaaatacatcaAGAAgaataactttttttaaaaaatcaaaattttgGATATTTTTAAGATCCAAAactgtttttataaatagttTATTATCCCATTCACAATTCGCATAAAATGACAAATCATATTCTTCATCttttatgttatataaatttataaaatataaaaattcttcatttgttttttttttatctatcattttatttgttttaaaaaaattttgtaacttattttttaattcaaaaCCTTCCCTTTGAGGGCaattcaataaaatattattttctctaTCTTTAAATAACTCAcacgtttttttttcattcgtGTTTGaaatactttttaatttatctaTACCATTTTTTTCGACATTATGAATATGAATTCCTTTTTCACTATGGCTATTGGAACAATTATCACAACTGTCCATGTTGTTTATTaaatcgtttttttttccaacctcatcatgtatatttatttgtttgctTTCTGTGCAACCATTTTGTTCATTTGAGTtacttatataattttgatggGTATTTGatgtgtataaatatagatcTCTAATTCTAGTTATGTCATATTTAATCATGGCAATTCTATCTAGTCCTAATCCTACAGCTAAATAATCATgcatatcatattttttatttttttttaaaagtattttttcctttaatATTCCACATCCTAAAATTTCTAcccatttattattataaaaaacttCTGCCTGTAATGATTTGTCTGTAAAATCAAAAGAATCTACTTTAATCCTCCACGTGCTGTTTTTaccaaaaatatatgataacagttcacataaaaaatatatcatttccTTTTCCTTACTAattgtttcattttttattttcatataaatatccatttgattaaaaaatgaaaagtgTAGTTTGTCTATGTTATCTTTTCGAAATACGTTTGAAATAATTGCATagttattttcaaaatcgTTAAAATTGTTTGTATTAGTACAAGAGCATGAGCTTCCCAAAACATTTGGTTTAATACCTTGCGTTTCGTTACATTCATTATGCTTACAATTATTTGttacaatattattaaagcTATTATCACAAATTACGTTATTATATTGAtcagttattttttttcccttCCTTCTCCCAACTTTTCCTGTTTCATCATTAATATAACTATCTCCATTATTTAGTTCGTTCTGATATTTGCCCCCATGCTGTTCTTTCGAGTTTAAAGTTTCATCATGATCATTGTTTTGAtcttcatttaattttacttCATTCTCTTTTGAATATGTTTggtaattatttattaattggTGAACGTGTGGAAATAATGATGTAGCTTGAGGAATGTATAAATACGAATCAGAAAAGTAAAAGTTGCTTTTTAAGGACGTtgtttcatttgtttttttaatcaatatatcattaaaaCATGTGTTACTACTATAAAGGGGGCATTTGTTATAAActacataaaaattgtcctttgtttttaaaaatttcagTATTTGGTCTGTAACATTGTGTATAGgatgattttttatgttataaacatatttaaatctTCCATAGTTGACTATATCatctttaatataataatcttTATTAAGTTttgatataattatgttattaataaattgaGGTTTCTTTCTGTATGtgataatatgtttttgaaaaaatgcTAGTATTACAATggaaacataaaataaaagcatTTCTAAATTgaatgaaacaaaaaaaactaaaacAAACCCATTATTATAATCTTAATTTTATAGTACAATtctttacaaaatatgtataaactAGGATTAGCTGAAAAGCATATATCTTCATAAAAACCTTAACAGtcagaatatttttacattttttatgaaaaaaaaaaaaaatttttttttttactcaATTTAACCTTActtgttcataaaatttgaagagctaattttcatttttttatattgttacACAATTTCGCTATTAGATATCATTTTATTAGAATTACCGTTCCGTTAGCTTATACCGTCAGTTTAACAATATCAATATGTGCGGAAAATAAGAAAGAATGGATATGcaagtaatatatataaactcGTAAATATCTACAAgcactatatatatactacaTTTAAGCGAACTGAAAATGATGTTACTAATTATATTacacaatattttttaagattatttaataaagaatttatctttttatttaatttttaaaaatatttatcattgttCTTGTtaattagaaaatataagcaaaaagttgtttaaaaatgttaaaaaaaaataccattgaaaatatacatatatttttctcctgaatatttaaaaatttataagatCATGGAACTTATAAAAAGGCTAaattaatgaataaataaaaaaaatatgatgatataaagccaataaatatacagcCACAGAAATAAAAGGaacatatatgcatgctccataaaattaattatttcaaaaaaaaaaaatgaatttaattcatttataataaagttGTGTAtgctaaaaataaaagtaaattattattgtaacaaatttttggattttttgtttcattgCCACTTTgcattatatgcatatataaatatgtgtatagttatattttttcaaatatatacattaatataatatatttattatatgccaTTTCGttgatatttattcatCGTAATTATATccatcatcatcatcatccATTTCGTCTTCatcttcttcatcatcTTCATCTTCTTCATCGTCTTCGTCATCTTCATCTTCATCATCTTCATCATCTTCATCGTCAAGATCATCCTCATCATCCATATCATCAAGTCTGCTTCTATAATCTCTTCTTCTATGTCTAGAAAGATAATGCCTAGAATCTATAGATGGATCTAACACCCCTTTATCTTTCTTTTCACTATCTACCATCATACATTCAGTAGTTAATACCATACTAGCAATACTGCAACtgtttttaataacacTTAAAATAACATTAGTACTATCAATAATTCCATTATCTACcatattaacaaatttatttgtattgaCATCATAACCAAATCCATATTTATCTTttgaatttaaaataattttaacaaCATTTTCTCCATTCACTCCAGCATTATCTGCAATTTGTTTGGTAATGACATCTAAACTACTAACAACTATGTTAGCTCCCATTTTTTGTAGTTCTATTTCTGATTCTAAATTTCCTACTAAATcaagatattttttttcttcttgaCTTCCAACATTTTGAAACTGttcttctatttttttatgtatttcatttataaagttcgattttattatttctaaatAAGTAACACCACCACCTGGAACATAACCTATATCGATAGCACTTTTTACAGCATTAGTTGCATcttcatatttaaattttctttctttttgcTCCGTTTCTGTATTACCTccaattaatatttttgctaTACCTCCTGATAATGCTGCTATAcgttcatttaatttttctttatcatatttCGAAGTTGTTTCTtcaaattctttttttaaaacgtTAATTCTTTCATCTATTTTATCCTTATATTCTTCTTTTGTAATTAAACTTGTTCTATCCttttttactattaaaGTATTTGCATTTcctaataatgataaatagTTGTTGTCAAAGCTATTCATGTTGTTATGTAAGTTGTTTAAGTCCAATCCGACATCTGCACTTATGTATTTACTGTTTGTGACAATACATAAATCTTTTAGGTAATCTTTTCTTCTATCACCAAATGAGGGGGCTCTTATAGGAACCTACATAaagagaaataaaaaaaaagaaatgaacaggggtaaaaaataaaagcacatgtgtatatatagcGGTGGCAAGAGCAAGGTGATGAAGGTTTTCCATCAACTCATTGGCAATCATTACTATCAGTGTAATAGCTATTTCGCTACTACTTCGCTACTACTTCGTTACTATTTCGCTACTATTTcaactttattttatctcataaaaaatgagtTGTGCGAAGAATGTAccgaagaaaataattatatcattataaattattctaCTTCTTATAATTCTtagcttttttatatcccTATTTTATGAGCATGAAATATACACTTATTTAATGCTTTAATAAGAATAAAGAAATGCTAGGGAATAatcaaaattgtatatgccttattttttatattttattttagaGAGACCGCatgttatttattaatcaAATGTGTACTTACCACTTTGATGGCGCCCTTTAGCTTGTTTATGATTAAAGTTTGTAAAACTTCGTTACTAAAATCATCAGCAATAATACATAAAGGCtgcttattttttgcaaaaaTTTCTAATATTGGTAAAATCGATTgtatattatcaatattttGATCAGTAATTAAAGTTGAAACATTACTATATTCGATATAATCCTTATTTTCgttatataaaagatatgGGTTAATTATACCTCTATCAAAGTTATAACCTTCAGTAAATTCtaatttatcattaataTCAGCATTATCATCTAATATAATAGCAGCATTTTTTCCTAACTTATCATATGCATTTGCAATAATTTGACCCATGTGTACATCATTATTACTTGCAATCGTTgctatatttaatatatctttatatgtttttatggGTGTAGAAAgagattttattttttccataatCATTTTTGATGCCAATTGTATACCTCTTTGTATTGGTATAGGATTATGATTATTGTTTACTTGTTCAATacctttttttgttatagtTGCTGTCATTAAAGCAGTTGAACTAGTACCATCTCCTGCTTTATCATTTGATATGTTTGTACTTTCTTGCATTAATTTTActccattatttttttttctatcttttaatgaaatattttttgctaTAGTTACACCAtcattaattattaatggACTTCCATAATCCTTTTCTAATAAAACATTTCGTCCTCTTGGACCTAATGTTAGTTTTACAACATCTGATACTGTTAATATAccttttaataattcattaCGACATTCAtttccatatataatatcttttccttttattttattttccgtcattttcattttaacataattttctttcctcctacttattattttactatttatatagtttaatcttttatttaaacattttaaatttttttttggaaaatCTCTTCTTTTCTTCATACAATTACCATCTTTTAGGAGCAGCATAAAAAACATCAGAAAAACGAATATACCTTTTGctgttttcattttgctTCCCTTTACTACTACTACtatttattcaaaaaaaacgtGAAAGGGAAATctcgtattttttttattatacgtTTTCACTTTCGATTTTTCTGTTGCCACAGTAATTTTATACTATAGCGGTATACCACATAAGTTTAGGAGggcacaaaaaaaaatatatatatgggaAAAGATTACACAAACGTTAAAACATACACATTCATATATgctacaattttattaatgtaTAAACAAGTaacttatataaataaatatacattgcTTATgaccattttttaaatgttcTCCCATATAGGATTACTTTCTTTGAGAAAGCATTATGAACTTAAGTCAATATGCATAATCTATGTATCATACatgaaattatatatatataacaaactaacttttatatttataaataacaaattCAAATATTACTTTCTAAAAAaggtacatatattttcattattttatggcaagctacatatattataaatatcttttttttttttttttttttaaatttaatttaaattatatataaaaatgatgaaaattgtaaaataattcCACCTCTATTTTAAGggcatatacatatgagCTATTATGctttattgttttaattttttttttctatttccatatgaaaataaggCTTATTTCTCAGTAGGAtcgttttaaataatatatatgtagcGTCGTCATAGTAcctgtatttttatactatatatacatcagcatattttttcgataccaaattagaaaaatacatttaatAGATTAATgtggtatatatatgtatataaaatgtacCACTAGGGtgttaaacaaaaaagtcTTGCTACATTGTATGCATAggtatatcatatatatgctgttttttttcacagtttgttttcacatttttttttcacattttttcaCGAATAAATTAATGCACATAAAGTTATGTACCTTATATGGTCACTCtgtaaaatgtatatataaatatacattttcaaattatttctgaattttctgttttttacttttttcatttttttaaatattttcctcTGAAATATTCCCTACAATTGAAACACATATTATGctaaatatacattttattatttttttcgcaTAACTtcctattttttcattttaaaaatattgcatACATATAACTTAAATGGTACTTATAAGAAAtcgtatatataaatcataAACCCCTTAAATGCAAGAA
Protein-coding sequences here:
- a CDS encoding WD repeat-containing protein, putative, encoding MINSKYENLKKYDLNLLKNEIFKKENKEKNDLKNILFFPSLFWYNGNFCPPMPLIKYDENNYNVEDYIICSIHKHSVIIKKILKNEIIKVSMFNDEKVLSCLFYINISYILKLINAYTRFFSISSLLNEGRKSKSDEKCEHEEGIERTNQNMTYLLYLYNEKNEIHLFDMDKKYSILKIQEDKKINCFNFNYIYINKKNSLYNKMLNDIYENNIKTIDIDCVDDKLVMKNKYCFELAQEKCAHHLTHINSDCNNSNGLKFFKKLFYVLIYGDNEGNIYFFLPEKKIKLKKNIRKEIMDINFLETNVKEYFNVKNKYDLFNLIKNNYYIFIGYKDCIYILNFYIYEIYFIIDLIKEDKIYSFSSKFNNDLENYISFSTKKYVKIFNVNKKEELDNVSISPGDIKSTKNNNTLDVDNVEINKLEDDNSLNILKIEKDKKVKTGPNTNKEEKELKHHICISFDSKNNLYISNDIGIIYVYNLKEKKVVKSLNIFCKRIFYLFQFILDRKEYIYIYDSEKFYFLYDIDNNKIIYKKFTISAWIYNILCFNNNIFFSLGNENIYNLQTTNYEDIFIKNIYYENINICIYLVNHPFLSIISFINKKSQFGFFFFHNDDKKKKKICIPSINENKNVLSICWFQKKRHALSLPLIIENNKLSNNLSFDKNKQLENDEECLSNYLPHDEDNAVHKVCNNLITDSIQNSEEITQGSKKKRKKKNYPEMNNYDNYDNHIVVLTDNSLYLYNILNKQIKQLNNHLLNNLFAFKERKKYIASTILNSMCYVFILYDKNLLIFDENFIFTSYIIKINEKINKMYIRNNIIFIHSNSNVYFSYVHVIINKCFIESNKMSNTQNGAKCDNNKDILENKELYFIKLKLTNSFKIILFDFYNIGDYIYVAIFSKKKTIFVYKIDMKNIYMNDNTHENNINNKHSEIICKENDIMLEQNSQIEGELIAQFFNFYIFDHINKIGSIISMKFFYNSIKQKIHLVFGGLEQFLFLWNFLKYPLVRKQPKD
- a CDS encoding phenylalanine--tRNA ligase, putative; the encoded protein is MLLFYVSIVILAFFQKHIITYRKKPQFINNIIISKLNKDYYIKDDIVNYGRFKYVYNIKNHPIHNVTDQILKFLKTKDNFYVVYNKCPLYSSNTCFNDILIKKTNETTSLKSNFYFSDSYLYIPQATSLFPHVHQLINNYQTYSKENEVKLNEDQNNDHDETLNSKEQHGGKYQNELNNGDSYINDETGKVGRRKGKKITDQYNNVICDNSFNNIVTNNCKHNECNETQGIKPNVLGSSCSCTNTNNFNDFENNYAIISNVFRKDNIDKLHFSFFNQMDIYMKIKNETISKEKEMIYFLCELLSYIFGKNSTWRIKVDSFDFTDKSLQAEVFYNNKWVEILGCGILKEKILLKKNKKYDMHDYLAVGLGLDRIAMIKYDITRIRDLYLYTSNTHQNYISNSNEQNGCTESKQINIHDEVGKKNDLINNMDSCDNCSNSHSEKGIHIHNVEKNGIDKLKSISNTNEKKTCELFKDRENNILLNCPQREGFELKNKLQNFFKTNKMIDKKKTNEEFLYFINLYNIKDEEYDLSFYANCEWDNKLFIKTVLDLKNIQNFDFLKKVILLDVFFNEIHNKTSYTYKFVYSPTSDVKDQNIFKDYVKKLHNQIKEKIASMYDISIR
- a CDS encoding 60 kDa chaperonin, putative, whose amino-acid sequence is MKTAKGIFVFLMFFMLLLKDGNCMKKRRDFPKKNLKCLNKRLNYINSKIISRRKENYVKMKMTENKIKGKDIIYGNECRNELLKGILTVSDVVKLTLGPRGRNVLLEKDYGSPLIINDGVTIAKNISLKDRKKNNGVKLMQESTNISNDKAGDGTSSTALMTATITKKGIEQVNNNHNPIPIQRGIQLASKMIMEKIKSLSTPIKTYKDILNIATIASNNDVHMGQIIANAYDKLGKNAAIILDDNADINDKLEFTEGYNFDRGIINPYLLYNENKDYIEYSNVSTLITDQNIDNIQSILPILEIFAKNKQPLCIIADDFSNEVLQTLIINKLKGAIKVVPIRAPSFGDRRKDYLKDLCIVTNSKYISADVGLDLNNLHNNMNSFDNNYLSLLGNANTLIVKKDRTSLITKEEYKDKIDERINVLKKEFEETTSKYDKEKLNERIAALSGGIAKILIGGNTETEQKERKFKYEDATNAVKSAIDIGYVPGGGVTYLEIIKSNFINEIHKKIEEQFQNVGSQEEKKYLDLVGNLESEIELQKMGANIVVSSLDVITKQIADNAGVNGENVVKIILNSKDKYGFGYDVNTNKFVNMVDNGIIDSTNVILSVIKNSCSIASMVLTTECMMVDSEKKDKGVLDPSIDSRHYLSRHRRRDYRSRLDDMDDEDDLDDEDDEDDEDEDDEDDEEDEDDEEDEDEMDDDDDGYNYDE